The proteins below are encoded in one region of Coffea arabica cultivar ET-39 chromosome 4c, Coffea Arabica ET-39 HiFi, whole genome shotgun sequence:
- the LOC140004726 gene encoding secreted RxLR effector protein 161-like encodes MGEASYVIGIEIHRDRTRKILGLSQKAYIENVLERFGMKHYSSIAAPIVKGEKFSLDQCPKNGLKRKEMDRIPYASLVGSHMYVQVCTRPNIAFTVGMLGRYQNNPGKNHGKATKRVLRYLQGTKDYKLIYKQSDYLEVLGYSNSDFAGCVDSSKSTSEYIFLLTGEAVSWRSIKQTIVASSTTEAEFIACYETTLQGLWLKNFISGLQVTIENLL; translated from the coding sequence ATGGGTGAAGCCTCTTATGTCATTGGCATAGAGATTCATAGAGATAGAACAAGAAAAATTCTTGGTCTATCTCAAAAGGCATACATTGAAAATGTTTTAGAAAGATTTGGAATGAAGCACTACTCTTCCATTGCAGCTCCTATTGTCAAAGGAGAAAAATTCAGTTTGGATCAATGTCCTAAAAATGGGTTGAAACGAAAAGAGATGGATAGGATTCCGTATGCTTCGCTTGTTGGAAGCCATATGTATGTTCAAGTCTGCACCAGACCTAATATTGCTTTCACAGTTGGAATGCTAGGTAGGTATCAAAATAATCCTGGAAAGAATCACGGGAAAGCTACCAAAAGAGTTTTGAGATATTTGCAAGGGACCAAGGACTACAAACTTATATACAAACAATCTGACTATTTAGAAGTACTTGGATATTCCAATTCAGATTTTGCTGGATGTGTGGACTCAAGCAAATCTACTTCAGAGTATATTTTCCTTCTTACTGGAGAAGCAGTATCTTGGAGAAGTATAAAACAAACAATTGTTGCATCATCCACAACAGAAGCAGAATTTATTGCATGCTATGAAACTACATTACAAGGTTTATGGTTGAAGAACTTCATATCAGGCCTACAAGTGACCATTGAAAATCTTCTGTGA